TCGGTCCCTCAAATACTGAAGTCGAAGAACTCAGCATTGATGCAGGGCATGAAGCGCCAGAGGCAGCACGCACGTCTGCACGACCTGGCGTGCGTTCATGAAGAACATAATGTGGAGGATGACGTCGTCAAGGAGGGCGCTGAGCCTGTCTGTGCCGGGGGCATCCCATGGGTCCGTGTACCGCACGACCTTGCAAAGCGATCCCTCCATGGTGGTTGTGCACGCAGAGGCCtttcgtcgaacaggtggcgCGCGTGGGAAACTGCAGAACGAAGAATCGACAAGCCATGGATCCGCAGCTCAATCGTAAGCAAGATTGGATGTCGTAGTGCAAGAATCGAGCAGAAATCGTTGCGTGAAATCTCCAGCGATCGAAGATGAAAGATGCAACAAAAACCAAGAAAGCCATGAACACCCAGCTCAACGGTAAGCAAGATTCGAGGTCGCAATGCAAGCAAGATCCGACCAGAAATTGATGGGTGAATGCTCCAGCGatcgaggggggggggggggggggggggggggttgagaTGCAATAAGCATCGGAAGAAATGATGAAGCAAACCTCGATTTGGAGCAACACGGAATGGGAAGATATgcgttgctgaagaagatgctGCGGATTGCGTATTTGAGTGATATCTGGGTGGTTTTGGCCGTTGACGGAATAATCAAACGGTTCTGATTGGTTGATAAATTACTTCATTATTAGTTACCTTGtgggaaacttttttttttttaaaaaaaagaatgaaatggATTTGTTTTCACCAATAGTTTATAGGATAAGTATAATATCAGCAGAATTATTTTTGGCAGTGTTTTTCTCACAATTTTGGTGTTAGACAATAAGAATATGTTTTGTGATCAAACTGAGTAATTTAGCTCCTCTAGAACGCGGGAATCTAGAAGATTTTCACACTACCTAGCGGATTTTCCCACGCAATTTTGCACGGGTTAGATGAATTGGATTTGGAAATTTTGTCATGACATAAAGAAATTTGGTCATATACCTCCCTTTTGATTGAAAATTGATATTATACCGGTGACCAAAGCAAACGGCAATCGTTCGAAAAACAAATGACGAGTCAGAACGGATTGTATGTGAAAACTGGGTCTCAGAGTGATAGAAGTTGGACAATGGGAAAAGCTGATTGATATATCAACTAAAAGTGAAAGCAGGTCACGGATTGTAACAAaactatcagaaaaaaaaaaacatgactcCCAAATGGGGATACTCAAAACATGTAACATACAGTATTTTGATCATGTGATCAATGGTTTTCTAGCAAACAAGGTAACCAAACAGGCAGAACGAATATCGGCGAATAGAACAACACGGAGTGACATTACAAGGTACAAGCAACGGAGCAACTCAAGATCCAAGACAACTGATTGGGTGCACTCAAGTCGTAGCACCAAACAAGAGCGGAAGATAAACCAGTCTTATGTGCCATCGAACTCAGCTGGAATCAACCAATGTATGTATATCCGTCCCCAAAAGAATAAGATTTTTCAACGGGACAACAAGAGAAGAGATCCTTTGATATTTCATCTCTACTCAGGCCAGAAAATTAGAGGCCCTTGATGCTGCATCTGGCTCTAGTGTTTGATATGAATCTGAGCAGAGGTCATACCGCTACTAACAAAGAAGTCGACCAAGTTGTTGACCAGGGGATCATTCTCCGAGCACATGACTTCAACAATCTTAAGGTGCCCACATGTAAATGATCTTTCAGTAAGCTCACCAATGATTCTTGGTTGCTGATAACGAAACTATAGCAAAGAAAACAGGTAAGCTATATCCTGAAGACAAGTGCATgtgcaaaattttcaagttGGATCAGTACACATTTGGAGAAGATCATTTACCGGATGGAGTTTCAGTGTTAGCTTCTCTAGTCTTGGTGTGTTCTGCATGAATAAAATTAAAGCATAGAAATTCGCATCCAGACACCATCGACCGAGAGTCAGGTTGACAAGATTGTTGAATTTCGGACACAATTGCAAATTGCCTTCGATTGTCAGCTGCACAAGATTGAAATGATTAGCTGGCTAAAAAAAACTTCCAACAAAATTGAGCGAGCTAACATTATGTGATATATATCCTGTTTGCAGCGCAGGTATAACTGTAAGAATGTCAAAGGAAcacgagaagaagaaaaaaacttatgacaacaaaaatgCAACATTATAACATGctatagttttgttttttttttgccatcaacAAGAATCCAAAGCCAGGAGAATATTTGAATTAATTGTCAGGATGCTTTCTAAGAAAGTCGAgtacaataatgaaaatacaaCACAACTATGTCATGATTCAAGAGGTAGCAGTACAAGACAGACTTCTTGCTAAAGCATTTTCCATTTGCATGTTGCCTTTGAATGCCTCTTAATTTTCAAAGTTATGTAAAACTGTCAAATGAAGTTAAATAATCACTCAAATATGAGACAAGATACATTTTCAGTTGGTAACCCCAAAATTGAATCCACATCACAAAATATTAGAGTTGTCGAATAGGAAATGCTCCAGTCCCTTGTGAAGAACAAAAAGCTTCCAACTAAGGTATTTCCAATAAAGTGATCAACTGGTTGATTTATCTACAGATGACCTGGGTACATGAACGAGATTGCATCAAGTGGTTGACAGGTTGAGTTATCATATCAGCGCATCATGATTTCATGACATAAGAATTAGCCATAGAGGCAACTAATTATAGTGCTGTTATGAAGTGTCAGGAAGCATACCGCGCTTTAGATTTCACTTTTTCAAATTGATACCTAAATTAAGATGCAGGTATATGCTAAGATAGAGAGGAATATGTAAGATCAAAAATCATACCTCGCCCAGATAATAGAACTCCAAATTTTTAACACCAGAAAGTGCCCATAGATATTGGCGCAAACCCCTAGcatcaaattcatcaataaACTCACTAGGTTTAACTGATGCAGTCACTACTGATGCCATGTCCTTCAGTACAACTATGCCGTGCGCAGGCCTCCACAATGTCAGAGAAGTAACACTCGGAGTATTAATAGAAGTCTTGTGTTCCATGGAGAACTTAGTGTCCTTGATGGTCAAAACCTTCAGTGTCTGGGAGGAGATCTCATCACCGCTAATGATGCAGTCATCTAAGGAGAGATCTTCCAATGCTGGACAGCCCGACTCGAGTTGCTTGAAGAAACCATCTTCCAGAAGAACATTTGAGAACACAACTTTTGTCAGGTAGCTTGAAGTAAACACAGAGTGATCAATCACCAACGGGTAGAGGTCAGCGAAGACGAGGTCACCGTAAACCTCTACAACCCGGGCCTTCTTCTGCAAAGCTTGACTGATCCACCTGTTGGCGGCAGCATCTTGCGACTCGGTGTCATCCTCGTTGTCATCAGATATGGAGTACCAGAGACAGAACTTGTCAATAGAGGCAACAGGGTCGCGGAGTTCCAGCAGCCGGTTGACAAATCTCTTGAACAtcggcaccgccaccgccaacgcCTCATCGTATCCCGCTTTAGTGTCCGTCATCTCGAAGAACTGCTTGTAGTCCGCGTTGATGAGAGGCATGGAGAGCCAGAGGTTGCGCCACCGGCGCGACAACACGCACGTCTGCACCGCCTCGCGCAAGGAGAGGAAGGACATGATGCGGTGGAGCACTCCTTCGGGGAGACCGCTGATCATGTCAGTGCTGGGGGCGTCCCTCGTGAACATGGTGTCCGAGCCGCGCCCGCGGAGGCCATTCGTCGAACAGGTGTCGTGCGTGGACTGGAATCTGCAGGACGGGAGGGAAAGAACAATCAATCAAGGATCAATAACCCATGGATCCGCAGCTCAAAAGTATAAGCAACAAAGATTTGAGATCGCAGTGCAACACTCGAGCAGAAAAAAATCAATCGGGTGAAATGAAATCTCCATGGACCGAAAGAGGAAAGATGCAAGAAAGAAACCATGAATCGAGCAAGATTCGGCATCGCAGCAAAGCGAGATTCGAGCAGAAAATTGATGGATGGGTGAAAATTCTCCAGCAAAtcgaagaaggaaaaaggaagaagaagcatACTTGATAATCATTTGGCGATCGCGCCGCAAGCGCAGTTCACCTCACAAGGGAAGGGGAGTGAGGAAAGGGGGAATGTTCCAGAAGGCAGAGCAGCTTTGCCTttgtatatttttcctttttttattttgggtgAATAGCTAAACTAGTCCTCCAAATTTTATGTGAGGCTCAATTTAATCCTTAATATTTCAATATGTTCATATCAGTACTTCAGGTTTTTgtttagttcaaacttatccttgaacccacataaccaacaactctcttgaTAAAAAACACTTATACCctctcattcacatatataagagaaataATTGCGTGCCATGAATTCTTTTTATAGTAGCAATTTATGTaaaagaccaaggctcagaccctagttgagttttgcctgtggagtggagctgaagccccactaggatcgcctttttccgctgctgctgctttgttttcggtgtgaggactaagcgcctcttctgtaagtatttacgttttatttatgtttggatctgtttattacttgtcgttttgtgtatccTGGCTGGttctggacagggatttaatacacaaaatagtctggaaatttgggctaaatttctgggcgtgacagcctCGGACCGGAAGGGCACAGTCGGCGATGCCGTGTGGGAGGGCAGCGGGGCCATCCCCGTGCGCTGCCGTCCGCCGTCCACCACCCGCCCCTCCGCGTCGTCGTTCGCCGCTCACCACCGACACCTCGCTGTGCGCACCTGCCGACCTGTgtccgtgagagagagagagagatttaggAAAAGGGGAAGCAAAATGGGAGCAAAATGCAAATATGTTGCCATGCTGGACCGCCATGTAAGCCAGTCAACCCGATCAGAGGTCCTTTGGACGTCGATGACTCACTTAAACAAGATGGTGGACCTAGATGTGCAATTTACAAGATtatggacctaagtgacacccgCGCTCAACTTTAAGGATCGGACGTGTATTttactcaatttttttcaatggTTTTTGCTAGAAATTCGGCAACATAATTTGTGTTGGATTTCCTCACCATTGGTGACTGGTTCGCCGTCAAGATTCATTCAGGGGAGTAGTTTATAAACGGCAAGAAATTTAACCAATCTATTTTAGTACtgtagcaaaataaaaaataattcacttAGATTACTACAGCATTTATACAGTGAATGAAAAAAACTCATATATTTCAGATATAAGTTTAGAACTCACATGCATGATATATCAAAGacaaaaagttaatggtgtggTATTATGAAATTACATGTGGTTATGTGCAATGCGCAAAAAAACCCATGATTTTATACAATTTGGACCATAATAATACCTGAggtttttatgaatttactcaaaataatattaattgtaTATACTTTCCACAATTAGAATGATCTCAGTTTATCCTGATAGAAATACTACAAGTTGGACGTTAATACCtggggttttgtttttttattaatgtgtTTTGTACATGAAATTTAAGTATTCATATAACCTTAACCTTGGGTTATGTGTATCCAATTGTAGATATAGAGACCAgatttctatccattatcttaaaaagatATTGTTTTATTTCCTCATCTCTAGTTGATTACTTATTTACTTGAACACAAGGCGTGCCATCCATCGACAACCCACGAGGCTCAATACTATTATCCACTATAGCTTTGTAGTCCATTTCCGTTATATTTTCACCTCCATTTTTGGCCTATTCACAAGTTTATATTGGCGTGATGAGTGGTAAAGtttaacacacatatataatatataacaaCTTAGCTGGTTACAAAATCTGTAATTCTTctgttttagttttgtttttttttgttttttttttgtaaataacacttctttctttttaatatataactacCGGGCACAGTCCTGGTAATATTTTGCATAAAAAAACTTATGAGGCGGAGAGATGCTAACATGAATTGCATGTGTTAATTACTACCCACATCTTAAAATGTAACAATCTAGGATATGTCTAATCATATatcatgtccagatttataatcCCAGGATGGGATTAGGGACGGAGGGGAATACTTGGCTtcctttctactccctccgtcccctaatataaggaattttaatattttacttgcactgtttgaccattcatcttatttaaaaaaatttagaattattatttattttatttgtgacatactttattatccaaagtactttaaacacaacttttcgttttttatatttgcccaattttttttgaataagacaagtggtcaattCAAGATAATGGATAGTAAAAGACCACAAGGAAAGAAGAAAGATATGATGACTGCCAAAAACCAGATTAAACAATGCCATACTTGTTTGGTCCCACGTAAACTCTATAGAGCATGTGCGAATTATTTATCAGGCTTTTTTCCATGCAAGTTGGGTAGCTAAGCCAGTCGACACAATACAAATGTATCACGAGGTAGCAGCAGGAGTAAGACACTGAAAAATTGCTGAAGCATCTTTCCATTCATTTGTTGACTTTGAATGTCTCATAATTTTGAAATATATGTGTAGTATTCCTCTCAGGAAAGAAATATATATGGAGTAATGTGAACTGAAGTTAAACAATTACTCAGATTTTGGATGATGCATTTTCAGTTGCCAAACCAAATATTGCAGCCACACAAAGCACATGTCAGTTATCAAACAGGAAAGACTCCAGTTCCATTGTGAAATTGAACTGCCAACTAAGATGCTTCAGGTCAAGTGATCAACATGTTAATTTATATAGAAATGAAACAGAGTACATGAACTATATTAGATGATTGGTTGATATAACATCAGTTATCCTATTGATATGTCATGATTTCACGACATAAGATTTAGTTAGCAACACTTAGTTTTGCAGGTACAGGTAAACAATGTCATGTAATTGTGAAGTATCAAGAAGAGACACTTCACCTTTTCACATTGACACCTAAGTCAAGATGCATAAGACAAGGTGGAATATGTAAGATCAGTAAGCATACCTTTTTGCCCTGATAACTGAAAATCAAATCTTTAACATGAGAAAAGCTCCAGAGATAGTGGCGGAGATCATTAGCATCGAAATCGCCGCTTTCCACACAATAAAGTACCACTGATGCGCTCACTAGTGATGCCACGTCCTTTAGTACAGGCTTGCCGCAAATAGTATTGCGCAGGGCCAAAGTAGTAACTGTCGGAGTAGAAATAGAAATCCTGTGCTCATAGCAGAATTCAGTAGTATCGAAGGTCAAAACCTTCAGTGTGTTGGAGGAGATCTCGTCATCCGCAACGATGCAATCATCTAAGTAGAGACGTTCCAATGCTGGACAGCCCATCTGGAGTTGCTTGAAGAAACCTTGGTCCATGAAAACATTGCCGAAGGCAATTCTTCTCAGGTAGATTGAATTGAACACCGAGCGATCGAGCTCCAATGAGTTGAGCTGCACGACAACCTCCAGAAACCAGGCGTTCTTCTGCAAACCGTAGGAAATCCACCTGTTCGCGTCTGCGGATccatcgtcgtcttcgtctGGTATGCAGCATCTGAAGAAGAACGTCTCTATTGAGGCGGTGGGATCGCGTCGCTCCAGCAGCCGGTTGACGAACCTGttgaacaccaccaccacctcggcATCCTCTacgtcctcctctccctcgccgtcgATGGTCCCGTCCGGGGTGAAGTCGTAGATGTCGGCGTGGACGCGGGGTACGGAGCGCCAGAGGTCGCGCCAGCGCCGCGAGAGCACGCACGTCCGCACGGCCTGGCGCGAGTCCAGGAACGACATGATGCGGTGGAGGACCCCCTCGGGGAGGCCGCTGAGCCAGTCCCTGCCCGAGTCTTGCGCGGGGTCCATGGCCGGACCTTTCTTGCCAGGCGGCTcttccatggccgccgagcACCCGCTCAGACGCCtttcgtcgaacaggtggcgCGCGTGGAAGCCCGCTGCAGAGAGAGGAAAAACCAAGAAACCAAGCACGCAGCAGATCAACCGTAAGCAAGATTCGACAAGGCAGCAGCTCTGGCAAGCAACGATGATTGGAAGAAAGGAAGAAACAAACCTCGATTGGTTTGGTGCTCGTCTCTCGGTGTTTGGGCTGTGAAGAGAAGGAAGACGAACAATCTCTTTGTATTTGCTGCGCGGAAATAAAGCGGTGATGCCTCGTTTTCCCTCCACAACTCTAATTATTTCCCGCGCATTTAGTTTCAGCTACTTTGATGGGCTTCCCATCAGAGCCCAATAGCCACAGAATGTAAGCTTGATCCGCTTCGTCCATGAGTAACTAAGTTTCGAATTATAAGTTCATATTATAAAGGAAAAATTTGTCACAGGACAcacaaaaaacgtgtaattgacTAAGAGATACCGTGAAAACGTGATACGGCTGGTAGACACTACAAACAAAACGTGTAATTGGCCGTAGGACACCGgtcgtattattttattatttccaggTCAAAATAGGtgagatatttttctaa
The sequence above is drawn from the Oryza glaberrima chromosome 10, OglaRS2, whole genome shotgun sequence genome and encodes:
- the LOC127753205 gene encoding MEIOTIC F-BOX protein MOF-like, whose product is MIIKFQSTHDTCSTNGLRGRGSDTMFTRDAPSTDMISGLPEGVLHRIMSFLSLREAVQTCVLSRRWRNLWLSMPLINADYKQFFEMTDTKAGYDEALAVAVPMFKRFVNRLLELRDPVASIDKFCLWYSISDDNEDDTESQDAAANRWISQALQKKARVVEVYGDLVFADLYPLVIDHSVFTSSYLTKVVFSNVLLEDGFFKQLESGCPALEDLSLDDCIISGDEISSQTLKVLTIKDTKFSMEHKTSINTPSVTSLTLWRPAHGIVVLKDMASVVTASVKPSEFIDEFDARGLRQYLWALSGVKNLEFYYLGELTIEGNLQLCPKFNNLVNLTLGRWCLDANFYALILFMQNTPRLEKLTLKLHPFRYQQPRIIGELTERSFTCGHLKIVEVMCSENDPLVNNLVDFFVSSGMTSAQIHIKH
- the LOC127753206 gene encoding putative F-box/FBD/LRR-repeat protein At5g44950, with protein sequence MEEPPGKKGPAMDPAQDSGRDWLSGLPEGVLHRIMSFLDSRQAVRTCVLSRRWRDLWRSVPRVHADIYDFTPDGTIDGEGEEDVEDAEVVVVFNRFVNRLLERRDPTASIETFFFRCCIPDEDDDGSADANRWISYGLQKNAWFLEVVVQLNSLELDRSVFNSIYLRRIAFGNVFMDQGFFKQLQMGCPALERLYLDDCIVADDEISSNTLKVLTFDTTEFCYEHRISISTPTVTTLALRNTICGKPVLKDVASLVSASVVLYCVESGDFDANDLRHYLWSFSHVKDLIFSYQGKKVCLLILHIPPCLMHLDLGVNVKR